The Kitasatospora setae KM-6054 genome contains a region encoding:
- a CDS encoding DUF6191 domain-containing protein: MGIFWAMSLPGLVCALVLLAFVDQLALRARRSRWVPWRGTGREGQVSATGFEQLHAQFAAGKQAELEQRKTTLMLRDEEGEGAPPRSRVDLEGGVAVIRAGHSRSDDPTDAEVSKPVADRLVDGGGGRS; this comes from the coding sequence GTGGGCATCTTCTGGGCGATGAGCCTGCCGGGCCTGGTCTGCGCGCTGGTGCTGTTGGCGTTCGTGGACCAGCTCGCGCTGCGGGCGCGCCGCAGCCGCTGGGTCCCCTGGCGCGGCACGGGCCGGGAGGGGCAGGTCTCGGCGACCGGCTTCGAGCAGTTGCACGCCCAGTTCGCGGCGGGCAAGCAGGCCGAGCTGGAGCAGCGGAAGACCACCCTGATGCTCCGGGACGAGGAGGGCGAGGGCGCGCCGCCCCGCTCCCGGGTCGACCTGGAGGGCGGGGTGGCGGTGATCCGCGCCGGCCATTCGCGGTCGGACGATCCTACCGATGCCGAGGTGTCAAAGCCGGTGGCGGATCGGTTGGTTGACGGTGGCGGGGGCCGCTCTTGA
- a CDS encoding SAM-dependent methyltransferase, translating into MAQQAHQLVGAVEDVIGRPVPLRVRARDGSTAGPPGAPTVVLRNRRALRRLLWAPGELGLARAYVAGDLDVAPDTDLYEVLAAVTAFAEDPDAPRRRIGPRQYLGAPGRRLLAAALRQGVLGPNPAPPPEEVRRRRGPAHSRRRDRAAISHHYDVGNDFYRLVLGPSLVYSCAYWEPAAKSLEDAQAAKLDLICRKLGLRPGMRLLDVGCGWGSLVLHAARHYGVEAVGVSISTEQVALARQRIAEAGLADRVDVRLQDYREIPDGPFDAISSVGMAEHVGSAQYLVYARHLHDLLAPGGRLLNHQIARRPLPPGETYRLSPFIDRYVFPDGELSPVGTTVSRLEQAGLEVRDVEALREHYGRTLREWVANLEAHWPEAVDLVGRGRARVWRLYMAASAVAFEQNHIGVNQVLAVRPTPAGASGLPPTRPEWLAGAAEQHREQSRPEGPRDTDLGDRPTVR; encoded by the coding sequence ATGGCACAGCAAGCCCACCAACTGGTCGGCGCGGTAGAGGACGTGATCGGCCGCCCGGTCCCCCTGCGGGTACGCGCCCGGGACGGCTCCACGGCCGGCCCGCCCGGAGCCCCCACCGTCGTCCTGCGCAACCGCCGCGCCCTGCGCCGCCTGCTCTGGGCCCCCGGCGAACTCGGCCTGGCCCGCGCCTACGTCGCCGGCGACCTCGACGTCGCCCCCGACACCGACCTGTACGAGGTGCTGGCCGCCGTCACCGCCTTCGCCGAGGACCCGGACGCCCCCCGCCGCCGGATCGGCCCCCGGCAGTACCTCGGCGCCCCCGGCCGCCGCCTGCTCGCCGCCGCCCTGCGGCAGGGCGTCCTCGGCCCGAACCCGGCGCCCCCGCCCGAGGAGGTCCGCCGCCGCCGCGGCCCGGCCCACAGCCGCCGCCGGGACCGCGCCGCGATCAGCCACCACTACGACGTCGGCAACGACTTCTACCGGCTCGTCCTGGGCCCCAGCCTGGTCTACTCGTGCGCCTACTGGGAGCCCGCCGCGAAGAGCCTGGAGGACGCCCAGGCCGCCAAGCTCGACCTGATCTGCCGCAAGCTCGGCCTGCGCCCCGGCATGCGCCTGCTGGACGTCGGCTGCGGCTGGGGCTCGCTGGTCCTGCACGCGGCCCGGCACTACGGCGTGGAGGCGGTCGGCGTCTCCATCTCCACCGAACAGGTCGCCCTCGCCCGGCAGCGGATCGCCGAGGCCGGCCTCGCCGACCGGGTCGACGTCCGGCTCCAGGACTACCGGGAGATCCCCGACGGCCCCTTCGACGCCATCTCCAGCGTCGGCATGGCCGAGCACGTCGGCTCCGCCCAGTACCTCGTCTACGCCCGCCACCTGCACGACCTGCTGGCCCCCGGCGGCCGCCTGCTCAACCACCAGATCGCCCGCCGCCCGCTGCCGCCCGGCGAGACCTACCGGCTCTCCCCCTTCATCGACCGCTACGTCTTCCCCGACGGCGAGCTCTCCCCCGTCGGCACCACCGTCTCCCGGCTGGAGCAGGCCGGCCTGGAGGTCCGCGACGTCGAGGCGCTGCGCGAGCACTACGGCCGCACCCTGCGCGAGTGGGTCGCCAACCTGGAGGCGCACTGGCCCGAGGCCGTCGACCTGGTCGGCCGCGGCCGGGCCCGGGTCTGGCGGCTCTACATGGCCGCCTCCGCCGTCGCCTTCGAGCAGAACCACATCGGCGTCAACCAGGTCCTCGCCGTCCGCCCCACCCCCGCCGGCGCCTCGGGCCTCCCCCCGACCCGCCCCGAGTGGCTCGCCGGGGCCGCTGAGCAGCACCGCGAGCAGAGCCGTCCGGAGGGCCCCCGGGATACGGATTTGGGAGATCGGCCGACGGTCCGCTAA
- a CDS encoding DLW-39 family protein, translating into MKKLLLVALVALGGFFVYRQVQADRAEQDLWTEATDPVPAGR; encoded by the coding sequence GTGAAGAAGCTCCTCCTGGTCGCCCTGGTCGCCCTCGGCGGCTTCTTTGTCTACCGTCAGGTCCAGGCGGACCGCGCCGAGCAGGACCTGTGGACCGAGGCGACCGACCCGGTCCCGGCCGGCCGCTGA
- a CDS encoding DUF3566 domain-containing protein, giving the protein MSGATGAGGATGGLAGGQQAYGAPTPPPPPSTPPAGGFSQPTTYAKGQPTPPRGTRVPGAPGAPGSGGQGGAGGPARRPGPAPAAGAPGRTRRARLRVTKVDPWSVMKVSFLLSLALGVIIIVAAAVLWMTLDGLGVFSSLTGTLKDVTGSGGDGSSAFNLMDYIGFGKVMLFTVLIALVDIVLMTALATLAAFIYNSAAGFTGGVELTLAEED; this is encoded by the coding sequence GTGAGCGGAGCCACGGGTGCTGGAGGTGCCACGGGCGGCCTGGCGGGCGGGCAGCAGGCTTACGGAGCCCCGACCCCGCCCCCGCCGCCGAGCACCCCGCCCGCGGGCGGCTTCTCGCAGCCGACCACTTACGCCAAGGGCCAGCCCACCCCGCCGCGCGGCACCCGCGTCCCCGGCGCCCCGGGCGCGCCCGGCTCCGGCGGCCAGGGCGGCGCCGGCGGCCCGGCCCGCCGTCCCGGCCCGGCCCCGGCCGCCGGCGCCCCCGGCCGGACCCGCCGGGCCCGGCTGCGGGTCACCAAGGTCGACCCCTGGTCGGTGATGAAGGTCAGCTTCCTGCTCTCGCTGGCCCTCGGCGTGATCATCATCGTGGCCGCCGCGGTGCTCTGGATGACCCTCGACGGCCTCGGCGTCTTCTCCTCGCTGACCGGCACCCTGAAGGACGTCACCGGCAGCGGCGGCGACGGCTCCAGCGCCTTCAACCTGATGGACTACATCGGGTTCGGCAAGGTCATGCTCTTCACCGTCCTGATCGCCCTGGTCGACATCGTCCTGATGACCGCCCTGGCCACCCTCGCCGCGTTCATCTACAACTCGGCGGCGGGCTTCACCGGCGGCGTCGAGCTGACCCTCGCCGAGGAGGACTGA
- the gyrA gene encoding DNA gyrase subunit A, with translation MVDDNRPDGGEQPEDSTTPAQAGNRVELIELETEMQRSYLDYAMSVIVSRALPEVRDGLKPVHRRVLYAMYDGGYRPEKGYYKCARVVGDVMGNYHPHGDTSIYDTLVRLAQPWSMRMPLVDGNGNFGSPGNDPAAAMRYTECKMMPLAMEMMRDIDEETVDFAANYDGRQQEPTVLPSRIPNLLVNGATGIAVGMATNIPPHNLREVASGALWALEHPGASNEELLEALVERIKGPDFPTGALIVGRRGIEDAYRTGRGSITMRAVVEVEEIQGRQCLVITELPFQVNPDNLALKIADLVKDGRIAGIADVRDESSSRTGQRLVIVLKRDAVAKVVLNNLYKHTDLQTNFGANMLALVDGVPRTLSLDAFIRHWVAHQIEVIVRRTTFRLRKAEERAHILRALLKALDQIDAVIALIRASESADAARTGLMRLLDIDELQANAILEMQLRRLAALESARILSEHDELQAKINEYNAILASPARQREIVSEELTAIVEKYGDERRSTLIPSDGDLSIEDLIAEEDIVVTITRGGYVKRTRSDLYRSQKRGGKGVRGAQLKQDDIVDHFFVTTTHNWILFFTNKGRVYRAKGYELPDAGRDARGQHVANLLAFQPEEHITQVMAVRTYEDKPYLVLATRGGLVKKTPLKDYDSPRSGGLIAINLRQDEEGQGDELIGAELVSADDDLLLISRKAQSIRFKATDEALRPMSRATSGVKGMAFREDDELLSMNVVRPGTYVFTATDGGYAKRTSVDEYRVQGRGGFGIKAAKIVEGRGSLVGALVVEESDEIMAITLSGGVIRTRVSEVRETGRDTMGVQLINLGKRDAVVGMARNAEADEEEGADDTVDETESAAAATEQDATGTPDQG, from the coding sequence GTGGTCGACGACAACCGTCCCGACGGCGGCGAACAGCCCGAGGACAGCACCACCCCCGCCCAGGCCGGCAACCGGGTCGAGCTCATCGAGCTCGAGACCGAGATGCAGCGCTCCTACCTCGACTACGCGATGAGCGTGATCGTCTCGCGCGCCCTGCCCGAGGTCCGCGACGGCCTCAAGCCGGTGCACCGCCGGGTGCTCTACGCGATGTACGACGGCGGCTACCGGCCCGAGAAGGGCTACTACAAGTGCGCCCGCGTGGTCGGCGACGTGATGGGCAACTACCACCCGCACGGCGACACCTCGATCTACGACACCCTGGTCCGGCTCGCCCAGCCCTGGTCGATGCGGATGCCGCTGGTCGACGGCAACGGCAACTTCGGCTCCCCGGGCAACGACCCGGCCGCGGCGATGCGCTACACCGAGTGCAAGATGATGCCGCTCGCGATGGAGATGATGCGCGACATCGACGAGGAGACCGTCGACTTCGCCGCCAACTACGACGGCCGGCAGCAGGAGCCGACCGTCCTGCCCTCGCGGATCCCCAACCTGCTGGTCAACGGCGCCACCGGCATCGCGGTCGGCATGGCGACCAACATCCCGCCGCACAACCTCCGCGAGGTCGCCTCCGGCGCGCTCTGGGCGCTGGAGCACCCCGGTGCCTCCAACGAGGAGCTGCTGGAGGCCCTGGTCGAGCGGATCAAGGGCCCCGACTTCCCGACCGGCGCGCTGATCGTCGGCCGCCGCGGCATCGAGGACGCCTACCGCACCGGCCGCGGCTCGATCACCATGCGCGCGGTGGTCGAGGTCGAGGAGATCCAGGGCCGCCAGTGCCTGGTGATCACCGAGCTGCCGTTCCAGGTCAACCCGGACAACCTCGCCCTCAAGATCGCCGACCTGGTCAAGGACGGCCGGATCGCCGGCATCGCCGACGTCCGCGACGAGTCCTCCTCGCGGACCGGCCAGCGCCTGGTCATCGTCCTCAAGCGGGACGCGGTCGCCAAGGTCGTCCTGAACAACCTGTACAAGCACACCGACCTGCAGACCAACTTCGGCGCCAACATGCTGGCCCTGGTCGACGGCGTGCCGCGCACCCTCTCGCTGGACGCGTTCATCCGGCACTGGGTCGCCCACCAGATCGAGGTCATCGTCCGCCGGACCACCTTCCGGCTGCGCAAGGCCGAGGAGCGCGCGCACATCCTGCGCGCCCTGCTCAAGGCGCTCGACCAGATCGACGCCGTGATCGCCCTGATCCGCGCCTCGGAGAGCGCCGACGCCGCCCGCACCGGCCTGATGCGGCTGCTCGACATCGACGAGCTGCAGGCCAACGCGATCCTGGAGATGCAGCTGCGCCGGCTGGCCGCGCTGGAGAGCGCCCGCATCCTCAGCGAGCACGACGAGCTCCAGGCCAAGATCAACGAGTACAACGCGATCCTCGCCTCGCCCGCCCGGCAGCGCGAGATCGTCTCCGAGGAGCTCACCGCGATCGTCGAGAAGTACGGCGACGAGCGGCGCTCCACCCTGATCCCCTCCGACGGCGACCTCTCCATCGAGGACCTCATCGCCGAGGAGGACATCGTCGTCACCATCACCCGCGGCGGCTACGTCAAGCGCACCCGCTCCGACCTCTACCGCTCGCAGAAGCGCGGCGGCAAGGGCGTGCGCGGCGCGCAGCTGAAGCAGGACGACATCGTCGACCACTTCTTCGTGACCACCACCCACAACTGGATCCTGTTCTTCACGAACAAGGGCCGGGTCTACCGCGCCAAGGGCTACGAGCTCCCCGACGCCGGCCGCGACGCCCGCGGCCAGCACGTCGCCAACCTGCTGGCCTTCCAGCCGGAGGAGCACATCACCCAGGTGATGGCCGTCCGCACCTACGAGGACAAGCCCTACCTGGTCCTCGCCACCCGCGGCGGCCTGGTCAAGAAGACCCCGCTCAAGGACTACGACTCCCCGCGCTCCGGCGGCCTGATCGCGATCAACCTCCGCCAGGACGAGGAGGGCCAAGGCGACGAGCTGATCGGCGCCGAGCTGGTCTCCGCCGACGACGACCTGCTGCTGATCTCCAGGAAGGCCCAGTCGATCCGCTTCAAGGCCACCGACGAGGCGCTCCGCCCGATGAGCCGGGCCACCTCCGGAGTGAAGGGCATGGCCTTCCGCGAGGACGACGAACTGCTCTCGATGAACGTGGTGCGGCCCGGCACCTACGTCTTCACCGCCACCGACGGCGGGTACGCGAAGCGGACCTCGGTTGACGAGTACCGTGTCCAGGGACGCGGTGGTTTCGGTATCAAGGCGGCGAAGATCGTCGAGGGCCGGGGCTCGCTGGTCGGCGCGCTGGTGGTCGAGGAGAGCGACGAGATCATGGCCATCACCCTCTCCGGCGGCGTGATCCGGACCAGGGTTTCCGAAGTGCGTGAAACCGGACGTGACACCATGGGCGTCCAACTGATCAACCTCGGAAAGCGCGACGCGGTGGTGGGCATGGCCCGCAACGCGGAGGCGGACGAGGAGGAGGGCGCGGACGACACCGTCGACGAGACGGAGTCCGCCGCGGCCGCCACCGAGCAGGACGCGACCGGCACGCCCGACCAGGGCTGA